In Candidatus Saccharimonadales bacterium, one DNA window encodes the following:
- a CDS encoding nucleoside triphosphate pyrophosphohydrolase family protein: MNLNDYQVAALRTANPHETPNEVFHLLLGLCGETGEIAEKAKKIIRDHGSDFGKLDVSDLTKELGDVLWYVAVLADHFDIKLDDVGSKNIAKLASRQQRDQISGSGDNR; the protein is encoded by the coding sequence ATGAATTTAAATGACTATCAAGTAGCCGCTTTACGTACCGCAAATCCACACGAAACTCCAAATGAAGTATTTCATTTATTACTTGGATTATGCGGTGAAACTGGTGAGATTGCAGAAAAGGCAAAAAAGATTATTCGTGATCACGGCAGTGACTTTGGCAAGCTGGATGTTAGCGACCTAACAAAAGAGCTCGGCGACGTTCTTTGGTACGTTGCTGTGCTGGCTGATCACTTCGATATTAAACTTGATGATGTTGGTAGTAAAAACATAGCAAAGCTCGCAAGTCGCCAGCAGCGGGACCAAATTTCAGGCAGTGGTGACAACCGCTAG
- a CDS encoding NUDIX hydrolase, protein MYPSTIYRVVAKALITDTNGKVLVVKENNDFWSLPGGGLEHGESATDCLKREIKEEIGIKEVSVGGILYSTNVYLDRIDTWMTWIVYKVAISSSNFVVGYGVTDAQYIDIQDLQDTTDLLEKLIVETVQAIK, encoded by the coding sequence ATGTACCCATCCACAATATATCGAGTTGTAGCAAAAGCATTAATCACAGACACCAATGGCAAAGTACTTGTAGTAAAAGAAAATAATGACTTCTGGAGTCTTCCTGGGGGTGGGCTTGAGCATGGAGAGTCGGCGACAGATTGTCTTAAACGTGAGATTAAAGAAGAAATAGGCATCAAAGAAGTGTCTGTCGGCGGCATTCTGTACTCAACTAATGTTTACCTCGATCGAATTGATACCTGGATGACGTGGATTGTATACAAAGTAGCTATTAGCTCTTCTAACTTTGTAGTTGGCTACGGCGTAACTGATGCACAGTATATAGATATTCAGGATTTACAAGATACTACAGACCTTCTCGAAAAACTTATAGTTGAAACCGTTCAAGCAATTAAATAA
- a CDS encoding glutaredoxin family protein, which translates to MNITIYSTSTCAICHAEMEWLDKNNMSYDDIIVDESDEAMNQLMTATGGMMQVPPFTVITKDDGTEEKVQGFDRKRLMSILGL; encoded by the coding sequence ATGAACATTACTATATACTCAACATCAACATGCGCTATCTGTCATGCAGAGATGGAGTGGCTTGATAAAAATAACATGTCCTACGATGATATTATTGTCGATGAAAGTGACGAGGCGATGAATCAACTGATGACCGCAACAGGTGGCATGATGCAAGTACCGCCATTCACCGTCATCACAAAAGATGATGGTACGGAAGAAAAGGTTCAGGGATTTGATCGTAAACGATTAATGAGCATACTCGGACTATAG
- a CDS encoding MarR family transcriptional regulator, with product MNDMTLSTTNSEFTLSSLTTYEVGVMQSTAHRLTSKVKSQFLSQYELTAMQWFALGYINDSSPDGMSLTALKDILDTTMPFITNTINLLESKGLIRKVTKPGDNRTKIVYLNPSYKPLIKQIEAGLRDELRKELYGNDAITRDELQTYVDVLYKMVEHRK from the coding sequence ATGAATGATATGACATTGTCAACAACAAATTCGGAATTCACATTATCGTCTCTTACGACTTATGAGGTTGGCGTCATGCAATCGACCGCTCACCGCCTAACAAGCAAGGTTAAATCACAATTTTTATCACAATATGAACTTACTGCTATGCAGTGGTTTGCACTGGGTTATATAAATGATTCTAGCCCAGATGGAATGTCCCTCACCGCGCTTAAAGATATCCTGGATACCACGATGCCATTCATTACAAATACAATCAATCTCCTCGAGTCTAAGGGCCTTATCCGTAAAGTAACCAAACCAGGTGACAACCGTACGAAGATTGTTTATCTTAACCCAAGCTACAAACCACTCATCAAACAAATTGAAGCTGGCCTACGTGATGAACTCCGAAAAGAGCTATACGGTAACGATGCGATTACTCGAGATGAGCTTCAAACTTATGTTGATGTACTCTATAAAATGGTTGAGCATAGGAAATAA
- a CDS encoding ABC transporter ATP-binding protein: MSMMIEVKDLKKRYGDKQAVNGVSFSVKKGEIFGILGPNGAGKTTTLEMMETLRPIDGGSVIIDGINVAKEPQAIKYLIGVQPQTPAFQDKTKLIEVVEMFGAAYGEKVDAMAFLRDVELEDKANSYVENLSGGQKQRLSITTALVHGPKVFFLDEPTTGLDPQARRHLWDLIKQVRDKGISVIMTTHYMDEAEILCDRIAVMDNGKIVAIDTPKNLIKQLLKRGFSKKQHVEQANLEDVFIDLTGKGLREGQ, encoded by the coding sequence ATGAGCATGATGATTGAGGTAAAAGATCTAAAGAAGCGATATGGCGATAAACAAGCTGTCAATGGTGTTAGCTTTTCGGTTAAAAAAGGCGAGATATTCGGTATTCTTGGCCCAAACGGTGCAGGTAAAACGACGACCCTTGAAATGATGGAAACACTTCGTCCAATTGACGGCGGTAGTGTGATTATCGATGGTATCAACGTCGCAAAAGAACCTCAAGCAATCAAATACCTTATTGGTGTTCAACCGCAGACACCTGCATTTCAAGACAAAACCAAGTTGATTGAAGTCGTTGAGATGTTTGGGGCTGCCTATGGTGAAAAAGTTGATGCAATGGCATTCCTTCGTGATGTCGAACTTGAAGACAAAGCAAATAGCTATGTTGAAAATCTATCAGGTGGTCAAAAACAACGGCTCAGCATTACAACAGCTCTTGTGCACGGACCAAAAGTCTTCTTCCTCGATGAGCCAACGACAGGTCTGGATCCACAGGCTCGCCGTCATCTTTGGGATCTTATTAAACAAGTTCGTGATAAAGGTATTAGTGTTATTATGACAACACATTATATGGATGAAGCAGAAATTCTATGTGATCGAATTGCCGTTATGGACAACGGTAAAATTGTAGCTATTGATACGCCAAAAAATTTGATCAAACAGTTGCTAAAACGTGGCTTTTCAAAAAAACAACATGTTGAACAGGCAAATCTCGAAGATGTTTTCATTGATCTCACAGGTAAAGGGCTTAGGGAGGGTCAATAA
- a CDS encoding Mur ligase domain-containing protein, translating into MNVYFSGIGGVGIGPLAEIAFDAGYDVQGSDQQASLMTAKLSERGITVNIGQDGNFLEACHEKNPVDWLIYTASLPSDHPELLCAQALGIKTAKRDELLAHIIKERDLKLIAIAGTHGKTTTTGMLIWVLKELGIPVSYSVGSTLSFGPSGKYDPNSEYFVYECDEFDENFLHFSPFLSLITSIDYDHPDTYPTKQNYLDAFAQFGRQSTQLIAWQSQHGELFHDHPNAWLLDQTLTVQIPGEHNRRNATLVIKTIEKLAIQGDAGTILSHFPGTDRRFERLADNLYSDYGHHPVEIAATLQLACELSEHVVLIYQPHQNVRQHEVRDQYTNCFESAEEVYWLPTYLSREDPNLPILPAEALTRNITNRNAVHIVDLNDELWNVIQKSLDEGKLVLCMGAGSIDGWIREHIAVNRVANVLVSTPEGTLVMQQRDNTPGITNPGMITGFGGAVEPGETTREAAIRELHEETNLKFNENELTYHRTIFQPIVNDGTSRWVTYYRLRDQNIDGLEIYEGAGYALVDPSVNLSELNISETAKKAISFI; encoded by the coding sequence ATGAATGTGTATTTTTCTGGGATTGGTGGAGTTGGGATAGGTCCACTTGCTGAGATTGCTTTTGATGCTGGCTACGATGTCCAGGGATCAGATCAGCAGGCTAGTCTCATGACAGCAAAACTGAGTGAACGAGGCATTACTGTAAATATCGGTCAAGACGGCAATTTTTTAGAGGCTTGTCACGAGAAAAATCCAGTTGATTGGCTCATATACACTGCGTCACTACCCTCTGATCATCCAGAGCTACTATGTGCCCAGGCTCTTGGTATTAAAACCGCAAAACGTGATGAGCTACTCGCACACATCATAAAAGAACGGGATCTTAAACTCATCGCTATTGCGGGCACCCACGGAAAAACTACTACTACAGGCATGTTGATATGGGTGCTAAAAGAACTAGGTATTCCTGTAAGCTACTCCGTAGGCTCAACTCTGAGCTTCGGTCCTAGTGGAAAATATGATCCAAACAGTGAATATTTTGTTTATGAATGTGATGAGTTCGATGAGAATTTTTTACACTTTTCTCCTTTTTTATCACTCATAACCTCCATAGACTACGATCATCCTGATACATATCCAACGAAACAAAATTACCTCGATGCATTTGCACAATTCGGGCGACAGTCTACACAGCTTATTGCATGGCAATCTCAACACGGGGAACTATTTCATGATCATCCAAATGCATGGCTACTCGATCAGACACTTACGGTTCAAATTCCAGGTGAACATAATCGTCGGAACGCAACACTTGTGATTAAGACAATCGAGAAATTAGCTATCCAGGGTGATGCTGGTACAATTCTCAGCCACTTCCCTGGAACTGATCGCCGATTTGAACGTCTCGCTGACAATCTTTACTCCGATTACGGCCACCACCCTGTTGAAATTGCAGCAACGCTACAGCTTGCTTGTGAATTATCTGAGCATGTCGTGCTTATCTATCAACCTCATCAAAATGTTAGACAGCATGAAGTTCGAGATCAGTATACAAACTGCTTTGAGTCAGCTGAGGAAGTATACTGGCTACCAACCTACCTTTCGCGTGAAGATCCTAACTTACCTATTTTGCCTGCCGAAGCTTTGACACGAAATATCACTAATCGCAACGCCGTTCACATTGTTGATTTGAATGACGAATTATGGAATGTTATCCAGAAATCTCTTGACGAAGGAAAATTAGTACTTTGTATGGGTGCCGGGTCAATAGATGGATGGATCCGCGAACACATTGCGGTTAATCGGGTCGCTAATGTCCTTGTTTCAACTCCTGAAGGAACACTCGTGATGCAGCAGCGAGACAACACACCCGGGATCACTAATCCCGGTATGATTACCGGCTTTGGTGGTGCTGTTGAGCCAGGAGAGACAACGAGGGAAGCTGCAATTCGAGAGCTACATGAAGAAACTAACTTAAAGTTTAACGAAAATGAACTGACTTATCATCGAACTATTTTTCAGCCAATCGTAAATGATGGGACAAGTAGATGGGTTACGTATTACCGTCTACGCGATCAGAATATAGACGGTCTTGAGATTTATGAGGGTGCCGGATACGCGCTCGTTGATCCAAGTGTTAATTTGTCCGAGTTAAACATATCTGAAACTGCCAAAAAAGCAATTTCTTTTATCTAG
- a CDS encoding NAD(P)/FAD-dependent oxidoreductase has translation MAKKQTFDYDLIVIGSGAGGSAAATIAARAGKKVAIIEADTFGGDSPNWSDVPTKALLHVAHLYDEARHGARFGLRSGTLGYNYPSLRTWKELAVKRTGAGGNRKYYENEGIDTFNGNAHFLSPNEISINRRHLSAANFIVATGSHWVAPNIQGLDTTSYLTPRTILEAMRPPKSLFIIGAGTIGIEIAQLMAIFGTKVYLAEIASRILPQEDQEVGTLLERLLKEQKGVTSLTQTRVLSVQKENIHKRVTYSRGGVEKSVLVEEVLIATGRVPTVDIGLENASVIYTPKGVEVNDHLQTSARHIFAAGDVLGHSSHTHTALLESRVAANNILHKTKAVPDYTATPRLTFTYPGIASVGLSEDDCLKRDLPINTAIAPLNIIARSNTSDFRDGFAKIITDKKGVILGATVVAPHAAEIIHELTLAVKYQLTASQIADTPHAFLSWSEAVRVAAARLS, from the coding sequence ATGGCAAAAAAACAAACATTTGATTATGACCTCATAGTTATCGGCAGCGGTGCTGGTGGTAGCGCAGCGGCAACAATCGCAGCTCGTGCAGGTAAAAAAGTAGCAATTATTGAAGCAGATACATTTGGGGGAGACTCGCCTAACTGGAGTGACGTTCCGACTAAAGCTCTTCTTCATGTCGCTCACCTTTATGATGAAGCTAGGCATGGCGCACGTTTCGGACTCCGCTCTGGTACGCTTGGTTACAATTACCCATCACTCCGCACTTGGAAAGAACTTGCCGTTAAACGCACCGGTGCAGGTGGAAATCGCAAATATTATGAGAATGAGGGAATTGATACGTTCAATGGTAATGCACACTTTCTAAGTCCTAATGAAATTAGTATTAATCGTCGTCACCTATCAGCTGCTAACTTTATCGTCGCAACAGGATCACACTGGGTTGCGCCAAACATCCAAGGTCTTGATACTACTTCATACCTTACTCCGCGTACTATTCTTGAAGCAATGCGGCCACCAAAAAGTCTTTTTATAATCGGTGCCGGCACTATCGGTATTGAAATAGCACAGCTCATGGCTATATTTGGAACAAAAGTATATCTTGCCGAAATTGCATCGCGTATATTGCCACAAGAAGACCAAGAAGTAGGTACTCTTCTTGAACGCTTACTCAAAGAACAAAAGGGAGTTACTTCTCTGACGCAAACTCGCGTGCTAAGTGTTCAAAAAGAAAACATTCATAAACGAGTTACGTATAGTCGAGGCGGTGTTGAGAAATCCGTATTAGTTGAAGAAGTACTCATTGCAACCGGACGTGTTCCGACAGTTGATATTGGGCTTGAAAATGCATCTGTTATCTATACACCCAAGGGTGTTGAGGTAAATGATCATCTTCAAACCAGTGCTCGTCACATTTTCGCAGCTGGTGATGTGCTCGGACATAGCTCTCATACGCATACAGCACTGCTTGAGAGCCGTGTAGCGGCTAATAACATCCTCCATAAAACTAAGGCAGTACCAGATTATACAGCAACACCTCGATTGACATTCACCTACCCAGGAATTGCATCTGTTGGATTATCCGAAGATGACTGTTTAAAACGTGATTTACCTATTAATACAGCAATAGCACCCTTAAATATTATTGCTCGTAGCAACACAAGTGATTTTCGTGATGGTTTTGCAAAAATTATTACAGATAAAAAAGGTGTTATTCTTGGAGCGACAGTCGTTGCGCCTCATGCTGCTGAAATAATTCACGAATTAACACTTGCTGTAAAATATCAATTAACAGCTAGCCAAATTGCAGACACTCCTCACGCATTTTTGAGCTGGAGTGAAGCTGTACGCGTCGCCGCCGCAAGATTAAGCTAA
- a CDS encoding ABC transporter permease gives MNKSLFTVMTFVKINTRRFFRDKLALFFSIGFPLIFLFVFGGLNSGSGNVSFKVAIINESTSSFAKDFTAKAADSTILKVDKDVKTLDAAKDKMTRSELDAAIVLPSDFGQVRQGATIPSGQAKIVFTQNNQQSAQALSSVLTVQFNGINSTLVKNETPFSVVSEQLNERSLSGFDYAFAGLLGFAIIGMGIFGPVNVFPELKKMGILRRLSTTPLKVWQYFLSVMIGQAFIGLISLGIMFVVALSIFHLNVVGNYLELAVFLVFGIVMILGIGLALGGWAKNERQVAPLANIIVFPMMFLSGTFFPRFLMPEWVQNISSFLPLTPVIDGIRLIATEGKHLVDILPQVGLIGLWMIIIYTIAFRVFRWE, from the coding sequence ATGAATAAATCACTCTTCACTGTCATGACGTTCGTCAAGATCAACACTCGACGCTTTTTCCGTGATAAGTTAGCCCTATTTTTTAGTATCGGTTTCCCGCTTATTTTCTTATTTGTTTTTGGTGGCCTCAACAGTGGTTCGGGCAATGTTTCATTCAAAGTCGCAATTATTAATGAATCGACCAGTAGTTTTGCTAAAGACTTTACCGCAAAAGCAGCTGACAGCACGATACTCAAAGTCGATAAGGACGTAAAGACTCTCGATGCTGCAAAAGATAAAATGACCCGTTCGGAGCTTGATGCTGCAATTGTACTACCGAGTGACTTTGGACAAGTGAGGCAGGGTGCAACGATCCCTAGTGGACAGGCAAAGATTGTTTTTACACAAAATAATCAGCAGTCGGCTCAGGCGTTAAGCTCGGTTTTGACTGTGCAGTTCAATGGCATTAACTCGACACTTGTTAAAAATGAAACACCGTTTAGCGTTGTGAGCGAACAACTAAATGAACGTAGTCTATCGGGCTTCGACTATGCATTTGCAGGCCTGCTTGGGTTCGCAATTATAGGTATGGGAATTTTTGGTCCAGTCAATGTTTTTCCAGAACTCAAAAAAATGGGAATTTTGCGTCGCCTATCAACGACTCCATTAAAAGTTTGGCAATATTTCCTATCTGTCATGATTGGCCAAGCCTTCATAGGTCTTATTAGCTTAGGTATTATGTTTGTCGTTGCACTCAGTATCTTCCATCTTAATGTTGTAGGTAATTATCTCGAGTTAGCTGTATTTCTCGTTTTTGGTATCGTTATGATACTTGGTATTGGCCTCGCGCTAGGTGGATGGGCTAAGAATGAACGACAGGTTGCGCCACTCGCAAACATCATCGTCTTTCCTATGATGTTTCTATCGGGTACTTTCTTCCCACGTTTCCTTATGCCGGAATGGGTTCAGAATATATCTAGCTTTCTTCCGCTAACACCAGTCATTGATGGTATTCGCCTCATTGCAACTGAAGGTAAGCACTTAGTCGATATTCTTCCTCAAGTTGGTCTTATCGGTCTATGGATGATAATCATCTACACGATTGCGTTTAGAGTTTTCCGCTGGGAATAG
- a CDS encoding type II toxin-antitoxin system antitoxin SocA domain-containing protein: MKQSILHVARKIIESSGDNLTPLKLQKLAYYSQAWSLVWEGKPLFDEDFQAWANGPVSVELYAKHKGLYVLEKSFLSDYSDHEFSAEDTHTIDVVLAFYGEKEPFYLSELTHRERPWKDARGETPMGESSNAVISKDVMQDYYTGISSR; encoded by the coding sequence ATGAAACAATCAATTTTGCACGTTGCCAGAAAGATCATTGAGTCGTCTGGTGATAACTTAACTCCCCTAAAGCTTCAAAAGCTTGCGTACTATTCACAAGCGTGGTCTTTGGTGTGGGAAGGAAAACCCCTTTTTGATGAGGATTTCCAAGCATGGGCTAATGGTCCTGTGAGTGTTGAACTGTACGCTAAACATAAAGGTCTCTATGTCCTTGAAAAGAGTTTTTTGTCCGATTATTCAGACCATGAATTTAGCGCAGAAGATACACACACGATTGATGTAGTTTTAGCATTTTACGGAGAAAAAGAACCTTTTTATCTAAGTGAGCTTACGCATAGAGAGCGTCCTTGGAAAGATGCAAGGGGCGAGACACCAATGGGTGAATCCTCAAACGCGGTTATTTCTAAAGATGTAATGCAAGATTATTACACTGGAATTTCATCACGATAA
- a CDS encoding fasciclin domain-containing protein produces the protein MSMTTEDGVTVGGAKMVQSKDIVDNAVNAKNVTTLVAAVKAADLVDTLKSEGPFTVFAPTNDAFAALPAGTVDTLLKPENKAALAKILTYHVVAGTYTSADLRVMAQKGESLTSVEGEMLMPIVENNELKIQDAKGNKVSIETADVISSNGVTHVVKSVLMPKS, from the coding sequence ATGAGTATGACTACAGAAGATGGCGTTACTGTTGGTGGAGCAAAAATGGTACAAAGTAAAGATATCGTTGACAACGCTGTTAACGCTAAAAATGTAACAACACTTGTTGCGGCCGTAAAAGCAGCCGACCTTGTTGATACATTAAAGAGTGAAGGCCCATTTACAGTCTTCGCCCCAACGAATGATGCATTCGCTGCCTTGCCTGCGGGCACGGTTGATACACTTTTGAAGCCTGAAAACAAGGCTGCTCTTGCAAAGATCCTAACCTACCATGTGGTAGCTGGAACTTACACAAGTGCCGACCTCCGTGTCATGGCACAAAAAGGTGAATCTCTTACATCAGTTGAAGGTGAGATGCTAATGCCAATTGTTGAAAATAACGAACTGAAAATTCAGGACGCCAAAGGCAACAAAGTTTCTATCGAAACTGCAGATGTGATCTCAAGCAATGGTGTGACACATGTTGTAAAATCAGTCTTGATGCCTAAAAGCTAA
- a CDS encoding YggT family protein: MDEKQTQVTEVRETNQQAGDTKVRRQAVETRSSLSGSIIAQRVVWYIVGVIVALLAVRIVLQLLGANQGNGFVDFVYSLSGIFAAPFFGMFSYQPTYGASTLEIGTIVGIIVYTLVGWGFAKLFTIGSQHHTTV, encoded by the coding sequence ATGGATGAGAAACAAACGCAAGTTACTGAGGTCCGTGAAACAAACCAACAAGCAGGCGATACGAAAGTTCGCAGGCAAGCCGTAGAGACACGAAGCAGCCTTTCGGGTAGCATAATTGCTCAGCGAGTCGTCTGGTATATAGTTGGAGTCATCGTTGCGCTTCTTGCAGTTCGTATTGTCCTTCAACTCCTTGGCGCAAATCAGGGAAATGGGTTCGTAGATTTCGTCTACTCTCTTAGTGGTATTTTTGCGGCACCATTCTTTGGTATGTTTAGCTACCAGCCTACTTATGGTGCATCAACACTTGAGATTGGCACTATTGTCGGTATTATTGTTTACACACTCGTCGGCTGGGGATTTGCAAAGCTCTTCACAATTGGCTCACAACACCACACTACAGTATAA
- a CDS encoding redoxin domain-containing protein, with translation MFLLLGAFFAGIITVLAPCVLPLLPIIIGGSISGDVHDKRRPIIIAASLAISLIVFTVLLKATTLLINIPPQLITYISGGIIVGIGIVFLFPVLYEKLILAFNLQSKSQQLLGKSSGKGAVIGAIITGAALGPVFSSCSPVYAYILATVLPVNFGVAMIYMVSYVLGLSLMLLLIGFIGQKFVRKLKFASNPRGLFSRIVAIIFIVVGLLVITGYDKQLQTYVSEHTPFNFDKLSAQLIPSSNRQDAAGVLNVKPYKAPEFVGLQNWINSNPRTLASMKGKVVLIDFWTYSCINCIRTQPYLRDWYSNYKDSGFEIIGVHAPEFSFEKNPANVQDAAKKANLTYPIALDNDFSTWNAYQNQYWPGSYLIDKEGNVRRYHGGEGEYKETEEAIRTLLAEDGGTVPDKTTSALSAQVPVTDAQTPETYLGTKRASNFTGSPRLVQGTNTFTPASLDRINEWTLGGQWQVAPEGITAVKDSTLTFRFAAKEMYVVTANKVANASMQVILNGKPISQTKFAGDDVKDSSVTINEAQLYRLVKLNSFGKDNAVELKVPAGVQLNVFTFGS, from the coding sequence ATGTTTTTACTTCTCGGAGCATTCTTTGCAGGAATTATCACCGTACTGGCGCCATGCGTCTTGCCGCTCCTACCGATCATTATAGGTGGTTCGATAAGTGGAGATGTTCACGATAAACGACGGCCAATTATTATTGCTGCGAGCTTGGCTATCTCGTTAATCGTTTTCACAGTTCTATTAAAAGCGACCACACTACTCATAAATATACCGCCACAGCTCATCACATATATCAGTGGTGGTATTATTGTTGGAATTGGTATCGTGTTCCTATTCCCTGTCCTTTACGAGAAACTGATATTAGCTTTTAACTTACAGTCTAAGAGTCAACAGCTACTTGGAAAAAGCTCTGGTAAAGGAGCGGTCATAGGTGCAATCATTACGGGTGCTGCACTTGGCCCAGTCTTTAGTAGCTGTAGCCCAGTTTATGCCTATATCCTAGCGACCGTCTTACCCGTAAACTTCGGTGTTGCAATGATCTACATGGTTTCATACGTACTTGGACTAAGCCTTATGCTTCTACTCATCGGATTTATAGGACAAAAATTTGTACGTAAACTAAAGTTTGCAAGTAATCCACGGGGTCTATTTAGCCGCATTGTTGCGATTATATTTATTGTTGTCGGGCTGCTTGTTATTACAGGCTATGATAAGCAACTACAGACGTACGTGTCAGAACACACTCCTTTTAATTTTGATAAACTCTCAGCTCAGCTGATACCATCAAGTAATCGTCAAGATGCAGCCGGCGTACTTAATGTTAAGCCCTATAAAGCACCGGAGTTTGTTGGCCTACAGAACTGGATTAATAGTAATCCGCGTACGCTAGCTAGTATGAAGGGCAAAGTAGTGCTTATCGACTTCTGGACGTATAGCTGTATTAACTGTATCCGAACTCAGCCGTATCTTCGAGATTGGTATAGCAACTATAAAGATAGCGGATTTGAGATTATCGGAGTTCATGCGCCAGAGTTCTCATTTGAAAAGAATCCAGCTAACGTCCAGGATGCAGCAAAAAAAGCTAATCTAACATATCCAATAGCACTTGATAATGATTTTTCAACCTGGAATGCATACCAGAACCAATACTGGCCAGGAAGTTATTTAATAGATAAAGAGGGTAACGTACGTCGTTACCATGGAGGCGAGGGAGAGTACAAGGAAACTGAAGAGGCAATCCGTACACTACTCGCTGAAGATGGCGGTACAGTTCCAGATAAAACTACCTCTGCCCTATCTGCACAGGTTCCAGTGACTGATGCACAGACACCAGAAACATATCTTGGTACAAAGCGGGCAAGCAATTTCACAGGTAGCCCACGCCTTGTTCAGGGAACCAACACATTCACGCCAGCAAGTCTCGACAGGATTAATGAGTGGACACTTGGTGGTCAGTGGCAGGTAGCACCAGAAGGTATTACAGCTGTAAAAGATAGTACACTCACCTTCCGTTTTGCTGCAAAAGAAATGTATGTGGTAACTGCTAATAAAGTGGCAAACGCATCAATGCAAGTCATACTCAACGGCAAGCCTATTAGCCAGACAAAGTTTGCTGGTGATGATGTGAAGGATTCAAGTGTGACAATCAATGAAGCACAGCTGTATCGTTTGGTGAAATTAAATAGCTTTGGCAAAGACAACGCAGTCGAACTGAAGGTACCAGCTGGTGTGCAGCTAAATGTATTTACATTCGGAAGTTAA